The window ACACGATTGAGGGGCTGGACGACTTTGAACTGGTTTGTTTTATAGCCATAAAGTGAGGTGATTGTGATGCTGGGTTTGCCGAAATCAACGAAAATAAGCAAGCAACTGCCCAAGAAGGCGATATTCGACCGCTTCAAGCCGAAGCCGGACGACCGCAGGCTGTTTGACGAGCAGATAAACCGAATGTCAATAGTCGCGGAAATCTCGCCGCAGATGGTGGCGCTAAAGGCAAGCGAGGATGTGTCGGCAGTCTACGTCGTTCTGGTGACGCTGAAAACGCCGGATTGCGACAAGAAGAACATCGCCCTCTTGTCCAAGCTGATTGACCAACGTATGCTGTTCGTGCTGATGTATGGCGACGCCGCGCGGCTTGCCGCCTACCGCGCCGACAAGGTGCTTGTGTCGGAGAGCAAGCACCTCGCTGAGTGGAAACTGCCCCTGACAGGGCTTGACCTCGAAGCGGTGTGGGAGAACGCCATCGCCCAGATAGGCGGCATCGACATCGAGGGCGGCAAAGACCTCGATGTGACGATACGCGAAGCCGACCGCCAAGAGAAGCTGCAAAAGCAAATAGCGACGCTTGAAAAGAAAGCAATGACTGAACGCCAACCCCGCAAGAAATGGGAACTTGCCGAGGAGATTCGGCGGCTGAAAATAGAATTAGGAGGACACCCCAATGACTAACTCGGAAAAACTCGAAATGCGCACCCCGTCCCTTGCGGACGCGAATTTCGCCGCTCTTGCCGCGCTGTTCCCGAACGCCATTTCTGAGACCATTGACGAAAGCGGAGCGGTCGTCCGTGCCATCGACAAAGACGTGCTGGCGCAGGAAATCAACGCCCACGTCGTCGAGGGCAGAGAGGAACGCTACCAGTTCACATGGCCGGACAAGCGCAAGAGCATCCTACTCGCCAACGCGCCCATCGCCGCCGCCCTGCGCCCCTGCCGCGAGGAAAGCTTGGACTTCGACACCACCGAGAATCTCTACATTGAGGGCGACAACCTCGACGTGCTAAAACTCCTGCGGGAAACCTATCTGAACCGCGTGAAAATGATATACATCGACCCGCCGTATAACACTTCAAACGATTTTATTTACAATGACGATTTCACGGAGGACTCGGCGACTTTCCTGAGCCGCGACGGTCAATACGACGAGCAAGGCAACCGCCTTGTCCTAAACACCGACAGCAACGGTCGATTTCATACGGATTGGCTGAATATGATTTATCCGCATCTGCGGCTTGCTAAAGACCTATTAAGAGATGATGGAGCAGTTTTCATCAGTTGTGATGACAACGAGGTGAACAATCTTCGGAAAATCTGCGATGACATTTTCGGGGCGAGCAATTTCATTTCGCAAGTCATTGTGCAGACGAACCCGAGAGGACGGACTTTTGATAGGTTTATTGCTAAGATGCACGAGTATATTATTGTCTACTCAAAGAACATCGGTTTTGATGCTTTGAGGGAAATTCCTAAAGATGATAAGGCTATGGCAGGGTATCAAAAAGAAGATTCTGTTGGCAAATACCGTCTGCTGGAGTTGAGAAATAGAAACCCCGTATTTAATCGCACCAATCGTCCGCTGATGTTCTATCCTTTTTATGCTGACCCTGACAAGTTGGATGTCTCTTTGAGTCCAACTGAGAGGCATACCGTCGAGATTTACCCCCGCAATTCTGAGGGTGTAGATGGTTGC is drawn from Cloacibacillus sp. and contains these coding sequences:
- a CDS encoding DUF4391 domain-containing protein is translated as MLGLPKSTKISKQLPKKAIFDRFKPKPDDRRLFDEQINRMSIVAEISPQMVALKASEDVSAVYVVLVTLKTPDCDKKNIALLSKLIDQRMLFVLMYGDAARLAAYRADKVLVSESKHLAEWKLPLTGLDLEAVWENAIAQIGGIDIEGGKDLDVTIREADRQEKLQKQIATLEKKAMTERQPRKKWELAEEIRRLKIELGGHPND
- a CDS encoding site-specific DNA-methyltransferase: MTNSEKLEMRTPSLADANFAALAALFPNAISETIDESGAVVRAIDKDVLAQEINAHVVEGREERYQFTWPDKRKSILLANAPIAAALRPCREESLDFDTTENLYIEGDNLDVLKLLRETYLNRVKMIYIDPPYNTSNDFIYNDDFTEDSATFLSRDGQYDEQGNRLVLNTDSNGRFHTDWLNMIYPHLRLAKDLLRDDGAVFISCDDNEVNNLRKICDDIFGASNFISQVIVQTNPRGRTFDRFIAKMHEYIIVYSKNIGFDALREIPKDDKAMAGYQKEDSVGKYRLLELRNRNPVFNRTNRPLMFYPFYADPDKLDVSLSPTERHTVEIYPRNSEGVDGCWTWGLEKATNEINLLVANLANTGKWSVFRKDYLEGTSLFTKAKGLWLEKEMNHENGKEMVRELFGFTPFDFPKSVDYIKKCLLLGTSSYGDNIVMDFFSGSATTAHAVMQLNAEDGGKRKFIMVQLPEVCAEGTEAGKAGYKTICEIGKERIRRAGAKIKTDSPLTTQDLDVGFRVLKLDSSNMKDVYYTPEEFLTMAEKQHNLFGFMDNIKEDRSDEDLLFQVMLDLGIPLSAKITQDGDVFYVNDTYLIACFKRVDTALITEIAQKKPYYAVFRDASFASDSAMVNFEQVFNTYSPNTIRRVL